Proteins from one Caulobacter sp. X genomic window:
- a CDS encoding PLP-dependent aminotransferase family protein: protein MYGSSLMDATKGSPNPAAAWLRRTEALSGPAYRRIAQALENAVAEGELQPGDQIPAQREVARRLGIDFTTVTRAYALARERGLIEGTAGRGTFIRLRTEEGEAGLVDLSMNLPPPPAGLNLAALLRETTGAILARTDPATLMAYHSGAGSLAQRAAGAAWLAPNLGEVDPARVVVASGAQTALSAMLDHLTRPGDVILAEAFAYPGLLATAARRGLTVIGCPLDDQGLEPEGLARLIAEHRPRLICCTPTFQNPTAATMSLARREAVVAVARAAGVTIIEDDAYGLLPASPLPALASLWPEGVFHVATTAKTLSPGLRVAYVVAPPGRAEGFATALHAIAQMPPPLMAAVATSWIREGVAGRVLAGVREEAIARRALADELLPGAVGGPESLHVWLPDARADWAATAHGLALVGAETFRAPGVTGEGLRISLGAAGKRPTLARGLRALANLYG, encoded by the coding sequence ATGTATGGATCTTCACTCATGGACGCAACTAAGGGCTCTCCGAATCCGGCCGCCGCCTGGCTGCGCCGGACCGAGGCCTTGTCGGGCCCCGCCTATCGCCGCATCGCCCAGGCCCTGGAAAACGCGGTGGCGGAAGGAGAGCTGCAGCCCGGCGACCAGATTCCAGCCCAGCGCGAGGTCGCCCGGCGGCTGGGGATCGACTTCACCACCGTCACCCGCGCCTACGCCCTGGCGCGCGAGCGCGGGCTGATCGAGGGGACCGCCGGGCGCGGCACCTTCATCCGTTTACGGACGGAAGAGGGCGAGGCCGGCCTCGTCGACCTTTCGATGAACCTGCCGCCGCCGCCCGCCGGCCTGAACCTGGCGGCGCTGCTGCGCGAGACGACCGGCGCGATCCTGGCGCGCACCGATCCGGCGACGCTGATGGCCTATCACTCCGGCGCGGGCTCGCTGGCCCAGAGAGCGGCCGGCGCGGCCTGGCTGGCCCCGAACCTGGGCGAGGTCGATCCGGCCCGCGTCGTCGTCGCCAGCGGCGCCCAGACGGCGCTGTCGGCGATGCTGGACCACCTGACCCGGCCCGGCGACGTGATCCTGGCCGAGGCCTTCGCCTATCCGGGCCTTTTAGCGACCGCGGCGCGGCGCGGCCTGACGGTGATCGGCTGTCCGCTGGATGACCAGGGGCTGGAGCCCGAAGGCCTGGCGCGCCTCATCGCGGAGCATCGTCCGCGCCTGATCTGCTGCACCCCGACCTTCCAGAACCCGACGGCGGCGACCATGAGCCTGGCCCGGCGCGAGGCGGTCGTGGCGGTCGCCCGCGCGGCCGGCGTCACGATCATCGAGGACGACGCCTACGGCCTGCTGCCCGCCAGCCCCCTGCCCGCGCTCGCCAGCCTGTGGCCCGAGGGCGTGTTCCATGTCGCCACCACCGCCAAGACGCTCTCGCCGGGCCTGCGCGTGGCCTATGTCGTCGCGCCGCCGGGACGGGCCGAGGGCTTCGCCACCGCCCTCCACGCCATCGCCCAGATGCCGCCGCCGCTGATGGCCGCCGTGGCGACCAGCTGGATCCGCGAGGGCGTGGCGGGGCGCGTGTTGGCGGGGGTCCGGGAGGAGGCGATCGCTCGGCGAGCCCTGGCGGACGAGCTGCTGCCCGGCGCGGTCGGCGGGCCCGAGAGCCTGCACGTCTGGCTGCCGGACGCCCGCGCCGACTGGGCGGCCACGGCGCACGGCCTAGCGCTGGTGGGCGCTGAGACCTTCAGGGCGCCCGGCGTCACGGGCGAAGGCCTGCGGATCTCGCTGGGCGCGGCCGGCAAGCGCCCGACCCTGGCGCGGGGCCTGCGGGCGCTGGCCAACCTGTACGGCTGA
- a CDS encoding DUF983 domain-containing protein, whose product MTDDVFYDSPIPIEAGLKCCCPRCGQGKLFQGFLKLAPKCDQCGLDYGFADPADGPAFFVMSGVGIVVTAFFAWAEVVWQPPIWVHLVTTFPALILGCLATLRPVKAWLVASQYINKAEEGRFESLGRHDFDERRL is encoded by the coding sequence ATGACCGACGACGTGTTCTACGACTCTCCGATCCCGATCGAGGCCGGCTTGAAGTGCTGCTGCCCGCGCTGCGGCCAGGGCAAGCTGTTCCAGGGCTTTCTGAAGCTGGCGCCCAAGTGCGACCAGTGCGGCCTGGACTACGGCTTCGCCGACCCGGCCGACGGCCCGGCCTTCTTCGTGATGAGCGGCGTCGGCATCGTCGTCACCGCCTTCTTCGCCTGGGCCGAGGTGGTCTGGCAGCCGCCGATCTGGGTGCACCTGGTCACGACCTTCCCGGCCCTGATCCTGGGATGTCTCGCCACGCTACGGCCGGTGAAGGCCTGGCTGGTGGCCTCGCAATACATCAACAAGGCCGAGGAAGGCCGCTTCGAAAGCCTGGGCCGCCACGACTTCGACGAGCGGCGGCTGTAG
- a CDS encoding carboxymuconolactone decarboxylase family protein has translation MQARMTQPAHLLPDAMKAMMALSKSAHVEGVPETLHELLHLRVSQINGCGVCLEMHARGALKSGQSPERVATVAGWRDTPYFTDAERAALALAEAVTRVADKADPVSDEVWEEAARHYDEKALAGLLISISAINVWNRLNAATRQVAGTLGV, from the coding sequence ATGCAAGCCCGCATGACCCAACCCGCCCACCTGCTGCCCGACGCCATGAAGGCGATGATGGCCCTGTCGAAGTCCGCGCACGTCGAGGGCGTGCCCGAGACTCTGCACGAACTGCTGCACCTGCGCGTCAGTCAGATCAACGGCTGCGGCGTCTGCCTGGAGATGCACGCCCGCGGCGCGCTGAAGTCCGGGCAGAGCCCCGAGCGCGTGGCCACCGTGGCCGGTTGGCGCGACACGCCCTATTTCACCGACGCCGAACGCGCCGCCCTGGCGCTGGCCGAGGCCGTCACCCGCGTCGCCGACAAGGCCGATCCGGTCTCGGACGAGGTCTGGGAAGAAGCCGCCCGGCACTATGATGAGAAGGCGCTGGCCGGCCTGCTGATCAGCATCTCGGCGATCAACGTCTGGAACCGCCTGAACGCGGCGACGCGCCAGGTGGCGGGGACGCTGGGGGTGTGA
- a CDS encoding sigma-70 family RNA polymerase sigma factor translates to MPEQNFLAERFEADRARLRGVAYRMLGSLPEAEDAVQEAWLRLSRNGADGVDNLSSWLTTVTSRVCLDMLRGRKARREDALDGGPEPSVSGEDAIERETILADSVGLALLVVLRALSPAERIAFVLHDLFDLPFDEIAPIVERTPEAARQLASRARRRVRGGEALDATQTAQKSVVDAFLLASRTGDLAGLMAVLAPDVVVRSDVLGGGGQVRELRGAAKVANFYNGLAQTARTALVDGEIGAVVAPLGQMTRVLDFRVENGRIVEIFVAGDPERLASVEVSLV, encoded by the coding sequence ATGCCCGAACAGAATTTTCTCGCCGAGCGTTTCGAGGCCGATCGCGCCCGCCTACGCGGCGTCGCCTACCGGATGCTGGGCTCGCTGCCCGAGGCCGAGGACGCGGTGCAGGAGGCCTGGCTGCGGCTGTCGCGCAACGGCGCGGACGGCGTCGACAACCTGTCGTCCTGGCTCACGACCGTGACCTCGCGCGTGTGCCTGGACATGCTGCGCGGCCGCAAGGCGCGGCGCGAGGACGCGCTGGACGGCGGTCCGGAGCCCTCGGTCAGCGGCGAGGACGCCATCGAGCGCGAGACGATCCTGGCCGACTCCGTGGGCTTGGCCCTGCTGGTGGTGCTGCGCGCCCTGTCGCCGGCCGAGCGGATCGCCTTCGTGCTGCACGACCTGTTCGACCTGCCGTTCGACGAGATCGCGCCGATCGTCGAGCGCACGCCGGAAGCCGCCCGCCAGCTGGCCAGCCGCGCCCGCCGCCGGGTGCGGGGCGGCGAGGCGCTGGACGCCACCCAGACGGCGCAGAAGAGCGTCGTCGACGCCTTCCTGCTGGCCTCGCGCACCGGCGACCTGGCCGGGCTGATGGCGGTGCTGGCGCCGGACGTCGTGGTCCGCTCCGACGTGCTGGGCGGCGGCGGCCAGGTGCGCGAGCTGCGCGGCGCGGCGAAGGTCGCCAACTTCTACAACGGCCTGGCCCAGACCGCGCGCACGGCCTTGGTCGACGGCGAGATAGGCGCGGTCGTGGCCCCGCTGGGCCAGATGACCCGCGTGCTCGACTTCCGCGTCGAGAACGGCCGGATCGTCGAGATCTTCGTCGCCGGCGACCCGGAGCGGCTGGCGTCTGTGGAGGTGTCGCTGGTCTAG
- a CDS encoding polyhydroxyalkanoic acid system family protein has protein sequence MAKTVSINIPHQLGAAEAKRRLEEGLSQMAGQIPGGDPSRFTQSWAGDTLNFSAAAMGQTINGVVQVLDDHARLDVSLPGLLGMAAGKIKDELSRRGQLLLK, from the coding sequence ATGGCCAAGACCGTCAGCATCAACATCCCCCATCAGCTGGGCGCGGCCGAGGCCAAGCGCCGCCTGGAAGAGGGCCTGTCGCAGATGGCCGGCCAGATCCCCGGCGGCGATCCCAGCCGCTTCACCCAGAGCTGGGCCGGCGACACCCTGAACTTCTCGGCCGCCGCCATGGGCCAGACGATCAACGGCGTCGTGCAGGTGCTGGACGACCACGCCCGCCTCGACGTCAGCCTGCCGGGCCTGCTGGGCATGGCCGCTGGCAAGATCAAGGACGAGCTGAGCCGACGCGGCCAGCTGCTGCTGAAGTAG
- the didA gene encoding DNA damage-induced SOS-independent cell division inhibitor A: MTDFAITPPFAAPRRFVRPGRPGGLLGAIHYVGVLLVWAALFVVDRPLALKVMAERRADSPISRRWGW; encoded by the coding sequence ATGACCGACTTCGCCATCACCCCGCCGTTCGCCGCGCCGCGCCGCTTTGTCCGTCCGGGGCGTCCCGGCGGTCTCTTGGGCGCGATCCACTACGTCGGCGTGCTGCTCGTCTGGGCGGCGCTGTTCGTCGTCGACCGCCCCCTGGCGCTGAAGGTGATGGCCGAGCGCCGCGCGGACTCGCCGATCTCCCGTCGCTGGGGCTGGTGA
- the dgcA gene encoding N-acetyl-D-Glu racemase DgcA, with translation MSIAVSARPVSHPLKAPFRISRGVKTAAEVIEVIAAADGHVGRGESVPYARYGESVDSVLAQLTPALSAIDPEVACAALPPGAARNALDLALWDLRARRTGVSVAEATGLPIPQDLVTAVTVSLDEPEAMAAAARAVADAPLIKIKLSAQDPAARLRAVAAAAPDARFIVDPNEGWTFDILSDLAPLLADLPIALVEQPLPAGEDQALEGWDPPFTVCADESVHVGGDLAALRGRYQAVNLKLDKTGGLTEALALLKAARALDFQVMTGCMVASSLGVAPALHLGGASDFADLDGPWWLAADHPGGLRVERGRITPPKAGFWGDGEEVEGLWLK, from the coding sequence ATGTCGATCGCCGTTTCCGCCCGCCCGGTCTCGCATCCGCTGAAGGCCCCGTTCCGCATCTCGCGCGGGGTCAAGACCGCCGCCGAGGTGATCGAGGTGATCGCGGCCGCTGACGGCCATGTCGGGCGCGGCGAGAGCGTGCCCTACGCCCGCTACGGCGAAAGCGTCGACAGCGTGTTGGCCCAGCTGACGCCGGCCCTGTCCGCCATTGATCCGGAAGTCGCCTGCGCCGCCTTGCCGCCGGGCGCGGCCCGCAACGCTCTCGACCTGGCGCTCTGGGACCTGCGCGCCCGACGCACCGGCGTCAGCGTCGCGGAGGCCACCGGCCTTCCCATTCCGCAAGACCTCGTCACCGCCGTCACGGTCAGTCTCGATGAGCCGGAGGCTATGGCCGCCGCCGCCCGCGCCGTCGCCGACGCGCCGCTGATCAAGATCAAGCTGTCGGCGCAGGATCCCGCCGCCCGCCTGCGCGCCGTGGCGGCCGCCGCGCCGGACGCGCGCTTCATCGTCGATCCGAACGAGGGCTGGACCTTCGACATCCTGAGCGACCTTGCGCCCCTGCTGGCCGACCTGCCGATCGCCCTGGTCGAGCAGCCCCTGCCGGCCGGCGAGGACCAGGCGCTGGAGGGCTGGGACCCGCCGTTCACCGTCTGCGCCGACGAAAGCGTCCATGTCGGCGGCGACCTCGCCGCCCTGCGCGGCCGCTACCAGGCGGTCAATCTCAAGCTCGACAAGACCGGCGGCCTGACCGAGGCGCTGGCCCTGCTGAAGGCCGCGCGGGCGCTGGACTTCCAGGTGATGACCGGCTGCATGGTCGCCTCGTCCCTGGGCGTCGCGCCGGCGCTGCACCTGGGCGGGGCGAGTGACTTCGCCGACCTCGATGGGCCGTGGTGGCTGGCCGCTGATCACCCCGGCGGACTGCGGGTCGAGCGCGGCCGTATCACGCCGCCGAAGGCCGGGTTCTGGGGGGATGGGGAAGAGGTCGAGGGGCTGTGGCTTAAATAG
- a CDS encoding helix-turn-helix domain-containing protein has protein sequence MVPQKAPAASPALVRRSSAARALNLIGDRWTLLILYAAFMGVRRFDGFAAMTGVARSLLTDRLKRLEAAGLLARVLYQSRPPRYEYRLTAMGRDLYDSALMLLGWEMRWRFDPDCPSHQIVHQTCGQPLRPVLVCKACGEAVKVRDITLSPGPGAGLEPAPPARHSRRARGDDVGGPSLHPMLERGVEVLGDRWTAHVLAAAFYGKRRFTDFQDELKVASNILTDRLGRLVERGMLERVRYQKRPERWEYRLTKEGRDFFPLIVALMAWGDRWLAGSEGSPEILTHRCGARLEPVVRCGACEGAVDLGNTRIKSSPR, from the coding sequence ATGGTCCCGCAGAAGGCCCCCGCCGCTTCCCCGGCCCTGGTCCGCCGCAGTTCAGCCGCCCGCGCGCTGAACCTGATCGGCGACCGCTGGACCCTGCTGATCCTGTACGCGGCCTTCATGGGGGTGAGGCGGTTCGACGGCTTCGCGGCCATGACCGGCGTGGCGCGCTCGCTGCTGACCGATCGCCTCAAGCGCCTGGAGGCCGCCGGCCTGCTGGCGCGGGTCCTCTATCAATCGCGGCCGCCCCGCTACGAGTACCGGCTGACGGCGATGGGCCGCGATCTCTACGACTCGGCGCTGATGCTGCTGGGCTGGGAGATGCGCTGGCGCTTTGATCCGGATTGCCCCTCGCACCAGATCGTCCACCAGACCTGCGGCCAGCCGCTGCGGCCCGTGCTGGTCTGCAAGGCCTGCGGCGAGGCGGTGAAGGTGCGCGACATCACGCTGTCGCCCGGCCCTGGCGCGGGGCTGGAGCCCGCCCCCCCCGCCCGCCATTCGCGCCGGGCCCGCGGCGACGACGTCGGGGGTCCGTCACTACACCCCATGCTGGAGCGCGGCGTCGAGGTGCTCGGCGACCGCTGGACCGCCCACGTGCTGGCGGCGGCCTTCTACGGCAAGCGCCGGTTCACCGACTTCCAGGACGAGCTGAAAGTCGCCAGCAACATCCTGACCGACCGCCTGGGGCGTCTCGTCGAGCGGGGAATGTTGGAGCGGGTCCGCTACCAAAAGCGGCCGGAGCGCTGGGAATATCGGCTGACCAAGGAAGGCCGCGACTTCTTCCCGCTGATCGTCGCGCTGATGGCCTGGGGCGATCGGTGGTTGGCTGGAAGCGAGGGAAGCCCGGAAATCCTGACACATCGGTGCGGCGCGCGGCTGGAGCCGGTGGTGCGGTGCGGGGCGTGCGAGGGCGCGGTGGATCTGGGGAATACGCGGATCAAATCCTCCCCCCGCTAG
- a CDS encoding acetyl-CoA acetyltransferase produces the protein MVYVLGGWQSDFAANWAREGKELADAFAEAVGQGLAAVDLEPADVETGHVGNFAAELFAGQGLLGGMFGLVHPTFDGLPTARHEAACASGSVAILAAAAEIEAGRYDLACVVGIEQMRNVPGQKAAENLGSAAWAGHEFQDARFLWPRAFSDLADEYDRRYGLRYEHLMGIAEVNFANGRRNPNAQTRSWDFGPDAFTADDAANPVVEGRTRKQDCGQVTDGTAVVFLASERRAKAYAFRRGIPLESIPRIKGWGHRSAPLSYARKVEASREAPYVFPQVRRAILDARARAGIAPDVSGIDAVETHDCFTATEYMAIDHLGLTAPGESWKAIEAGDIAMGGKLPINPSGGLIGTGHPVGATGVRMLLDAWKQTSGRAGDYQVEGAKTVQTLNIGGSTTTTVSFVVGT, from the coding sequence ATGGTCTATGTGCTGGGCGGTTGGCAGAGCGATTTCGCCGCCAACTGGGCTCGCGAGGGCAAGGAGCTGGCCGACGCCTTCGCCGAGGCGGTGGGGCAGGGGCTGGCGGCCGTCGACCTGGAGCCGGCCGATGTCGAGACCGGCCATGTCGGCAACTTCGCCGCCGAGCTGTTCGCGGGCCAGGGCCTGTTGGGCGGCATGTTCGGCCTGGTTCACCCGACTTTCGACGGCCTCCCGACCGCGCGGCACGAGGCGGCCTGCGCCTCGGGCAGCGTCGCCATCCTGGCCGCCGCGGCCGAGATCGAGGCCGGGCGCTACGACCTGGCCTGCGTCGTCGGGATCGAGCAGATGCGCAACGTCCCCGGCCAGAAGGCGGCCGAGAACCTGGGCAGCGCCGCCTGGGCCGGCCACGAATTCCAGGACGCCCGCTTCCTGTGGCCCCGCGCCTTCTCCGACCTCGCCGACGAGTACGACCGCCGCTACGGGCTGAGATACGAGCACCTGATGGGCATCGCCGAGGTCAACTTCGCCAACGGCCGGCGCAACCCCAACGCCCAGACGCGGAGCTGGGACTTCGGCCCCGACGCCTTCACCGCCGACGACGCCGCCAATCCGGTGGTCGAGGGCCGCACGCGCAAGCAGGACTGCGGCCAGGTCACCGACGGGACGGCCGTGGTGTTCCTGGCGTCCGAGCGGCGCGCCAAGGCCTACGCCTTCCGACGCGGAATCCCGCTGGAGAGCATTCCGCGCATCAAGGGCTGGGGCCATCGCTCGGCGCCGCTCAGCTACGCCCGCAAGGTCGAGGCCAGCCGGGAGGCGCCTTACGTCTTCCCGCAGGTGCGCCGGGCGATCCTGGACGCTCGCGCCCGGGCCGGGATCGCGCCGGACGTCTCGGGGATCGACGCGGTCGAGACCCACGACTGCTTCACCGCAACCGAATACATGGCCATCGACCATCTGGGCCTGACCGCCCCCGGCGAAAGCTGGAAGGCGATCGAGGCGGGCGACATCGCCATGGGCGGCAAGCTGCCGATCAATCCCTCGGGCGGTTTGATCGGGACCGGCCATCCGGTCGGCGCGACCGGCGTGCGGATGCTGCTGGACGCCTGGAAGCAGACGTCCGGCCGGGCTGGGGACTACCAGGTCGAGGGCGCCAAGACGGTGCAGACCCTGAACATTGGCGGCTCGACCACGACGACGGTGAGTTTCGTCGTGGGGACGTAG
- a CDS encoding DUF72 domain-containing protein translates to MGKIRTGIGGWTFEPWRGTFYPDDLKQKDELKYASSKLTSIEINGTYYSTFKPNSWQKWRDETPDDFVFAVKASRFCTNRRVLSENNDSLEKFLSQGLEELGPKLGPINWQFMGTKKFDPADFEGFLKLLPKELKGLRLRHALEVRNPTFACQEFYDLAAQYGAAIVYAVDDEEPTWPCIDQPTADFTYARLMSSKEDEPTGMSSEELDGVVKQAREWAKRGDVFAYFIAGAKVRNPAAAMALIEKLGG, encoded by the coding sequence CGTTCTATCCGGACGATCTCAAGCAGAAGGACGAGCTGAAATACGCGTCGTCCAAGCTGACCAGCATCGAGATCAACGGCACCTACTATTCGACCTTCAAGCCCAACAGCTGGCAGAAGTGGCGCGACGAGACCCCGGACGACTTCGTGTTCGCGGTCAAGGCCAGCCGGTTCTGCACCAACCGTCGCGTGCTGTCGGAGAACAACGATTCCCTCGAGAAATTCCTGTCCCAGGGCCTGGAGGAGCTGGGTCCGAAGCTCGGCCCCATCAACTGGCAGTTCATGGGGACGAAGAAGTTCGATCCGGCGGATTTCGAGGGTTTCCTAAAATTGCTGCCGAAGGAGCTGAAGGGCTTGCGCCTGCGCCACGCGCTGGAGGTCCGCAACCCGACCTTCGCCTGCCAGGAGTTCTACGACTTGGCCGCCCAGTACGGCGCGGCCATCGTCTACGCCGTCGACGACGAGGAGCCGACCTGGCCCTGCATCGACCAGCCGACCGCCGACTTCACCTACGCCCGGCTGATGTCGAGCAAGGAGGACGAGCCGACGGGGATGAGTTCGGAGGAGCTGGACGGGGTGGTGAAGCAGGCGCGCGAGTGGGCCAAGCGCGGGGATGTGTTCGCCTACTTCATCGCCGGCGCGAAGGTGCGCAATCCGGCGGCGGCGATGGCGCTGATCGAGAAGCTGGGAGGCTGA